The Arachis ipaensis cultivar K30076 chromosome B07, Araip1.1, whole genome shotgun sequence genomic interval TCTCCGTCAATGTGACCTTGCGATCCAACGACTTTGACTACACATGTTACATTGAAataatatgattaggatcatcggtaataatatatatgtaaaagaaTATAACTAacttaataacaaaattaaagaaaactaCATACCAGTTTGGCTTTAGTCTTCATGAAAGTTGCTGAGCCGCCGgtatacttggacgacctggCCGAGGGCCTGTTAGATCTATTTGTGAGACGCCGATGCCTGAACCCCACATCGATCTCCCAGTAAACTAACAGAGCCTTCTTTATTTCTGGGCGAAGCTAGCTCGTGAGGTGGTTCCGCCCCTCACGAACATCCTCCAATATCTGTTGCATCCAGCGACCATTCGATAATCGTATATCTTCTTGATGGTAATATCAAGCACAGGGATATGAAGTGCATCTGCACAAAAgaactttaaaattaattaagcaACATAGAAGATATAAATAAACTAGCTACAAAAGTTTGAAACTAAAACAAAATTAATTACCGTCCACAGCCGAAACCATCGCTCTCAGGTCTCAGAGGGGATCTTCTTGTAGCTGGGCCACGTAGTGTTGTACATCAGCTTGATGACGTTGGTCATCTCCTGAGTACATGCGTTGTTGTTCGATAGAAGCCTATCAACAATTCACAGACAAaccaatataaattaaaactttaGAAGCAAATAACTTTAATTTTTAGAAATTTCGGCAGAATTTCATCTATAATTGGAATGTGCCACAAATTCTATCCATCAACAACCAATTCACAACAGGCAATAATCAGGAATTCAATATTTAGACACTTTCAATATTCACTAAATCCACAAATCCACTAAATATCCTAAATGCACTAAACTAGAATAAATAATCAAACACTTCAGCAATTCAATAATCAGAAAATATGAAACAGTTTCAGCAATTGAAACCTACAACCCTAAATTtactaaactagaatcaataatcgGTCACTTTCAGCAATTTAGTAATCAGGAAATATCAGACACTTTTAGCATATAGAAGACTTAAAATGATACTTATCCAGTGCTGTATCAGGCCATATCCTCAACCGTACGATGGGAGGTGGTGGAGGAATATCAGCAGGCTCACTTCTGTGAAAGGATTTCGGGGCCGCGGTGTTTGTCGTGGAGGCGGCGTCACCATTGCATTGGGCTGCTGAGCGGATAGAGGAGGCAGGGTCGTCACCGTAGACGGAAGGACGTAGTTGGGGTTattagggaccatgatgaacggCTGGTTCGATAATCCCGTAAGCTGTAACGTCACTGGGGTAGTCGAATAGGGGTAGAGGGGGAGGATCCAGAAGTTCCTGGGGTACCGGAAGAAACCCTCCTTCTACCACAACCACGACTACGAGCACAACCATGACAAGCAGCCTGATCCGCAACACCTCTATCTGTCGTCATGTCTGCAAAGAGCATACCAATTAACTAGTTAAACTTAGTTCAAAAATCCAACAAAGAGAACTAAATCAATAATAATCAACACAATGATCAACAATAATCAGAAATTTAGAACTACAAATCAaccttataaattataataactaGTTTagaacaaatcaacaataatcaaaataCGATTTAATTAGAATTAGAATAAATCGGAACTAAATAAGGAACATAAATCAGAACATgttctaattaaaattgaaactaaacaaGTTCAGTATCCTAAGTTCAGAACTAATTAAATAAGGAACAAAAATCAGAACCAATTAATTTCAATATTTGAAATTTATTCCTAATATGATCTAAAACCAATTAAACATACAAAGTTGACCTAATCGGGTTAAAAAGGACCAACTTAATTAACCTTGTACTATTAAAAATTGCATTGATTTTCAAGAATTAGAcaaaaaattgcattaaaagctCTAAGACATATTGATGAACACTTGGCATGCACAAACATCAAACATGCAAAATCAAGGTCAAATAGTAATTGACAGCTCCAATTTCAAATCAACAATCAACACCAGCAACAACCAAGTATAATCCAAATAATCCAAATATTTTTCAGCAATTCAGAACCTAATAACCTAATCTAACCTATTCTAACAACTTAAAATCtactaacaaaaaattaattctaACTAACTAAAAATCAGATTAATGAacataaaattaactaaaatagaaattaaaaacatAGTAACCTGGTTTGCCAAAACGGAACAGAAACGAAGAAGATGAAAGGAGTTATAGCGGCACTATGATGTTGTCGGTGCGAAAAGCGGCAAACAAACGGTCGTTGGAGTTGAAGCTAGCCATAACAACCTAGGAACAGCGGCTGTGTGAGAAGGACCAAGCTAGAATGGGTTAGAAAGAGAAGGGAAGAAAGAGAAGGGAGAGGTGGTGGCTTAGGGTGGCCAACAGCAACAGGGATGGCGAAAGGGTGGTCGGCAGCGATAGAGAAGGCGAAGGGGTTAGAGAGAGAAAGGGCAGAGGGGTAGAGAGAGGGAGGAGAGAGGgttagatagagagagagagagagtaaattCAAATGAGGGCAAAGAGGGTTTGCGCTTTGAATTTACGGCCTAGTTACTATCAGATTTACTGTCAAAAAAATCCGACGATAACCAATTGTGGGTCAACAAAACACACTACAAAAAAaggggttaaaatggcggttttttaaGGTAATTACGGCGGTtacaaccgccattattaccgaaAATGGCGCCCCCAAAAAACGCCGaaattctgggcgccattctggttattacggcggttttctgaAAATCGCCGTAATAACCAGTGAATAATACGGCGGTTTTTGGGcggttaaaatggcagtttttaaCCATTTTAACCAAATAAAACGGCGGTTTTGTGGTTGTTTAAAATGGCGGTCtgtaaccgccgtttttacctggATTTAATGGCATGTTCTCGTTTAAAATGGCGGTTTATAACTGCCGTTTTTACCTGGGTTAATGGCATCTTCTCGTTTAAAATGACGTttctaaccgccgtttttacctgggTTTAATGGAATCCTTCTCATTAAAAATGACATttataaccgccgtttttaccagtATTTAATGGCatcatttttgtttaaaattGCATTTTTTAACTGCCATTTTTACCAGGATATAATGGCACCATTTttgtttaaaatggcatttttagCCGTCGTTTTTACCTAATTGcaattttatactttttaaaatGAGATTGAAACTATGTATTTAAAGTGACATTTTTAGAACTTAAACTTTAAAATCTCATAATAACTAAAAAGCATAACCTTAAATCAAACATCATAACAAGATTTTTAATTCATACACAGTCTccgaaaataaaaaatcataatccaAAAACAAAGTATCTAAGAtaacatttttcaataatttGTCTTAACATATATCTATAATACTTAATACatgaaatctttatcatgcaagATCATGCTTCTTTGTTGCTCACTCCAGAAGACCTACTTCCTAACTCTCTTGGTGATGGAATCTCACTCTCTTGATCCAAtccctacaacaaaaatataattatgagcaCAATAAAAAAGGATATAAAACTGAATCTGAAACTATTAATGTAAAATTATTCAATCAAAAAAGAAAAGATCAAAGATCACATAAAACCGAATCTGAAACTATTAATATAAAACTGAATCTGAAACTATTAATATATAATCCAACAAAGCAACTTCTGTAAGAGAGGCTTCTCTAATGCACAAGCACTTGGAGGTCACATGAACCTTCATAGGAAGGACAAAGCAAAGATCAAAGAGCAGCaacaattttcttcttcttcaaatcaAACTACTCATCATCAACAATTTTTATTGGAGGGGAATCTTGGTAGTaacaatgataataataataaagagctTTTGAATGTGCCTCATCAACCACTTATGGACGATgaaaccaataataataatattgtgaTGATGAGGCAGTTACCACTCTTTTTAGAATCATCATCATcacctcctcctcatcatcatcttcaacaGCAAGAGGATCAAATTTCTGGTCAACAAGGTCCCTCATCATCTTCAGAATTAGACCTTGAACTAAGATTAGGGCTTGAGCCTCCATAAGGATCTAATTCATCATTAGCTAGCTACTACTTCAATCTAATTTTGGTTATTATAATATTAACTTAGCTTCTTTAAAATGTTTCTTAGCATTCTTGCTTGCACCTTTTCATAGGAATCAATTGTTGGTGGACTTTTAATTAACAAAGTTAAAGCTAGCTTCAAAAGTCAAATTTTAGGGGAAAAAGTATAAATAAAACAATAATATAGAAAATGCATAGTTAGTAGGGAATGTTGGCATTTTGGAATGGGAGTGTTTGATGCAAAGCAATTGAAGTTTTAGTTTGAACTTTGAACCCCAAGGAATATGATGCAAAGCAATTGAAGCAATAAAGACCCCATCCTCCTTTTAGTGAACTAATGATGTGAAATACATAAGGCACAACTTGGCATTAGTTGCCAAATTTGCATTATTAACCACTGAAGCTGACCATGAGTCATGGCAAAGTAATTCAATAGGATCATATAAATTCATGTATTTATATCATAAGAAAAAGCATCTATTGCAAGTTCATCAAAGTCAAACATTCTAGcatgaaaaaaaatcaattttaccAATTTTCAGAGATAAAAAACTTAGTTTAgaagaattaaaacatgaaaagcAATTTGATGCTTAGTCACATAAGATGCTGCTTTAAAGATATTGACCAAAAAGAATTCAACACAACAATTATAAATATTGATTTCAGAAGAACAAGCTAATAACAATGACTGCTATGGTTTTATAACTTAATCATCAACAAACTTATTGAGCACAGCAAAAATCACCAAGAAGAATGACTAGTACACGATGCAGAGAAAAATATCAGAACAAATGAGAATTGCACTAAATATCAGGAGAAAAAACAAATACTGAAACTAATGCAGAGAAGCTTACCTAATAAACGAGCTGCAACAACGTGAACAACGAAACAAGGTTTCTCCACTAATAACAATGAACAAGAAGTGAAACTAAAGCTGGGTACTGAAACATGCTCAGAATCTCCACTTCCATTTACTTGCCACAACAAATAATGTCTTATCTCTGATGAATTTTCTTCtgccaaaataaataaataaatgaatcagcatataaataaataaaaaaattctagtAATAttgttattaaataaaaaaaataaaacggcTACAAATTCAAAGGCATTCAAAGAACAAATATCATGGTTGAGTTTATCAAAGATGAAACAAGCTGGGGCATGATGCATGTGAAGCCCAGAATCGACCAAACTAAAGGCTAATTACCTGTGAAAATAAGTCAGCTAAGCAAGTTAAAAGATTTTCTTCCAACTCCCCAATGCTTTTGTTATTTCCATAATACTCTAGTAATTGTTCACGAAATGGAACACAAAGTTATAGTGCCTGCGGTAAGTAGCGAAATGAAATGATAAGTTACTAGTCAAGAACCATGAAGATATTTACAAAACAAGAATAATTATACACATAAAAGGTAAATGCTTGTACAAAATGTAGTGTGGACCATATATATTGAATACAACAAAGAAAACATTGAATAATAGTTTAGCCTTAAATTTCAATAGACTATCAAtcaatttcaacaaaaataaaacttaTGAAAGATGATTAAGAGTCGCGGGTTGGAAGTAAAAATCACACATCCCCAATCCTCTGTAATTGATTTTTGGCCGAAACAAAACCAACACCCCCATAACCTAACAACAGCCATTCCACTAAAATtgttcaaaaataaatataaataaaaggaaGCCCAAGACAGCTAGCCTAAAAGAAGCAGAAGGAATGAAATGAAACAAGGACTATAGCATGTTAATCAAATCTAAGTGCAAGGACAAGTTAATCAAATAATGAGCTGCACTACATGTTTGAGATTGGAGCAGTTTTTTCTGAGATCTAAGATATGAGATCGGAGATTAGAGAAACACCTTAATAGAAGTAAGCAATAGAAGATCTGAGttcagagagagagaaagagagagagagagagagagagagagagagaaagagagagagagagagagagagagagagaggagggagtaAAGTTAAGAAAGAAGACCTGAGATCGTCGTCAATCACCCCCACACCAACGTCAATCCAATACTTCAAGGAAGACCTAAAAATCCCTAACAGAGCTGCAGAGAAacaaaaatccccaaaaatcagaACCAAAAGCAATTTTGAAACCCTAAcccaaacaaaaacaaagaaatcgGTGCCTTCTGGAATCGAAATGCTGAGGTCAGTAGCCACCAGAACCTTGCCTCTCGCCGAAATCTTCGTCTCCACAgcacaaaagaaaaaacaaaataaaacagcaTTTCAATTTAACTTGAGAGGGAGAGGTACCTGGAGAGATCGTAACCGGCGGAGAGAGGAGAAACCCTAGAAGGAAGAACGGCGTTGTTGGAGAGCTTCTTTACACGGAGGAGATGATGAACGTTGTTTGTTTAGAGAGGAGATCGTAACCAAAGCGTTGTTCAGAGAGGAGATGATGAACGTTGTTTCTTACCTTTACGTTGTTTGTTGGTGTAACCAGATCATAACCAGAGAGGAGAAGCCCTAGCTAGAACGAAGAACGGCGATGAATGAGCCAGGATtacaatttttttcattttatatgcgtgtgaaaacggcggttcaaaccgccataATCACCAGAACCGCCAAAATATATAAAGCCAATTACGGCAGCAGCAACAATTGCCATAATGTCTTGATATTATGGCGGTTCTTTAAAACCGCCTTAATATCAATGCCattttaaccctttttttttgtagtgacacATCGTTTCACTAAGTTGGTTTACCGTTGGATTTTTCGACCCCCAAGAACGCaccaatatatttttattttctttcaaataTTACCGGTAAATTTATTGTCAGAAACGTAAATTTGCCAATAATTACTTAATCTTACGCATTTGATGTTGTTATCGCTGGTAAATCTAACGATAAATCCACTACTATTTTACAACGCTAAATTCGACTGtattcatcatttttttttgtagtgctcATAAGGAATATCTTTAGACTAGGGTTCGATTTATGCTACTATAAATTTGATTTAACAATCATGTTTCTAACAGCAAGGGGGGGAGGTAATAATAATGAATAAGCCGTTAGAAAAGGAATCGAATTGTAATGTAGTGTGTTTGATTATAGAGAGAAAAAGTATATATTTATCTTATATTATTTGATTCAATATTAAtgaatttttcacttttttttactAAAAGTATTTCTTCATATTTTGTACTCCCTTTAGATCTTTGAACAAGAGAAACTTAAACTATATATAAGGTCAAAAAATTAGAGCTAGGATAaagtaaatttattattttctataatgcttttaattttttttaaagttttcctgatggttaaattatttttattttattcttaatgtTTAAAGggttttaattttgtctttatattattattttttaaaaccaGCCTATCAAATAGCAACAATTGTAAAACTGTCACaaataaatttatcatttttaCTGCAATTGTGTTCGTGGTTGTTAGAAACCGTCACAAATTCATTTTCCTGCATTTTAACTTTTTAAGGGACTGCAATCATTTAAACATTGGTAATCTTTTTGTGGcggttttaaattaaaaaaatcgtcattattttctgaattttttttaagtGAAAAAAGTGACTAGGACTTAGAATAACGAAAGATAACAGAAATTATTTTCTCCTTAGATGACAATGTCCGTGAGAGAGGTGGTACCTGAAATGAGAGGAATTGAAGATAAATACTTTTAAATTCCAAGGAGGTAAAATAATGAGCAATAAAAGTTGGAATAATAATGTGAGGTGCTAGCGGTTTAAAATATATCTAGTAGTAGGGGTGCACAGACTCGCCCCGGCTCGAAGGCCCggtccggtcccgaacactttaaagactaatttggtgtgatttcatcgggtttagggtcgggtacgggtctcaaaaatagacccggtcattatttcgggtcgggtccgggccatagctcaggtcacccgaagtcggcccggtggcccgatcatcatacacaattaatattttgtgttattagtgatggatcatgactattcttatgtggaatttaagtattgtaaaccttaatattttgtgttattagtcattataagactataaattaatgttttctgtttagaatgcataagactttagactaatacataaaattgtgttatttgtattgatttaaatatttggtattattagacaatattagtattgaatgtggttatgctttagtattgattgtggttatgatTTAAAGGGTTggttattgttatatttttctaagtgaattttaccatgttaactaatggttggagtcttgaaaatttggatatttttacatgctagcttacaagaaggtatcaacgtaatggtATATTTGTAATGTTaatggcccggttttcacccggtataattgtggcccgaaagtgtattggtttcatcgggtctagggccgggttcgggtctaataaatagacccggtgtatatttcgggccgggtctgggtcacatcaaacccggcttcacccggcctATGTGCACCCCTATCTAGTAGTAATATTTGGATTTGAGATAGAAAATGTTTTTATTATGTCTTTCTTTTGATTTTTATACGTGactatattaaaattttatttttccttaGATGATCTGAGGATCAAGTGTCAATGGCAAGGCTTGTATatagcattaataaattaaacattttatttcatttataaaattaaatctaGTAAAAGTTAGCATtaataaagatatattttttaataataaagttGAGAACATGTATATTCAACTTTTTTCGCTAAATATATCTAAATATAAGATATTCAAGTAAATATTGCAATTTTATTCCATTGATCATGAGTAGGGTAGCAAACGTGAAAACTCTGTCAAAAAATGTGATCTAAAAATTCTACTTCGTCTCATTTTTGGCAGATTCACAGACTAGTGAACTAGTTTgccatcatttttttttttactttaaaagaatttgaaaatagtCTATTGctatcaaattaattaaaatgcgaaaatatttaattcatttttcttttacggATTAAATGAGTTAACCTGATAAATTTCGATCCGTTTTATCACCATCATGTTAGACTATTTACAAGTGTCACCTCCCATTGAAAGTTACGTGTACATATTtgtgaattttcaatttcaatgtcAATAATCCATGCACTAACAATGGTGAAATTTCGTGCATGGCGCATTATGGATAAATATTCAATTGGGAAATGTTTAATCATTTAAATTCATAAAACAAGTACAAAATTTTTCTAGGCTGAAAATAATAGAGTGTGACCTAACCAACGATTTTAACTTATGCGCAGTAATTAAATATTAAAGGATAAATTGATGATTAGTTATTTTCTGACTTTTTAGTAAGGTCCACTTGTCCACTCAGCTTGTCATTACGTTAGTTGATTTTTAGTTGATTTTTTGAATGTGAATGAGAAGAATAGAAATTCGTATATAGCTCCTAtatctatatgtatatatatgaattGACAATGATGGTGCACGATGTTGAAACTTTCAACACTTATAATATTAATTAGTTTAACCAAAAATTGCtatccaaatataaaaaaaattaacaactaaattaattattatgtaaatatatatgtgtctttttatatatttttaatatatattttagattttttttggtATGGAATAAAAGTAGTGATATATTCCAATATCATAATTtgttgtgttttttaaaattgtggaaaGTACACAATTCGAAGAGTCTGATTTCTGTacctcaaaatttttttaaacacaaatcaaaCGGTCTGATTTCTGTACTTTtacaaatcggacggtctgatTTCTGTATCTCTAACAAATCTTATGGTCCGATTTCTACCTCTCTAATTAAACGATTTCACATTTAAGAATAATATCCCAACAGtccacattttaaaaaaacacCACTGCCAGTCTGCCACTctaatatcaaaaataaaaagttctatattttacattataatatatataaataattaatttttaatatacatgATAGTAATTTTAGATCTTTATTATTTGGAGCACAAAATTCCCTAATTGGCAATTGGTTGAAGTTGATAACGACTAGCATTTTTTGAGAGATTCGAAGATTTCATAATTCTATAACGTAGCCATCATTATTCTATATATAGATAGATGTACTAAAAAACGTGTTAAGTGCATTGTTTAAGAATACAGAAGAAAAACATTTTATTTTACAAACGGaatgcataaaaaaattttaaaataattttaatttacattttttattACAACTTTTAGTTTGTAGTATATattcttaataaatatttttagaacaCTTAATAATAAAATCCTTATAATCGTTAGTGGAATATCACAAAATGTTTAGTTCTACAATCTTCACAAGTTTTAGATCTGTAGCACTAAATTTAAGTGGTTATAGTCTTCATAATCTTCAAACGATTTGAACCTCCATATTATCTCATTATCGAAATCAGTCAAATCACTTGATTTATCATTGTGTTGAATGATAACTCTCAGTTGGTTGTGAACAAAAAAGGTATaatttcaatttaaataaaattgattttgNNNNNNNNNNNNNNNNNNNNNNNNNNNNNNNNNNNNNNNNNNNNNNNNNNNNNNNNNNNNNNNNNNNNNNNNNNNNNNNNNNNNNNNNNNNNNNNNNNNNNNNNNNNNNNNNNNNNNNNNNNNNNNNNNNNNNNNNNNNNNNNNNNNNNNNNNNNNNNNNNNNNNNNNNNNNNNNNNNNNNNNNNNNNNNNNNNNNNNNNNNNNNNNNNNNNNNNNNNNNNNNNNNNNNNNNNNNNNNNNNNNNNNNNNNNNNNNNNNNNNNNNNNNNNNNNNNNNNNNNNNNNNNNNNNNNNNNNNNNNNNNNNNNNNNNNNNNNNNNNNNNNNNNNNNNNNNNNNNNNNNNNNNNNNNNNNNNNNNNNNNNNNNNNNNNNNNNNNNNNNNNNNNNNNNNNNNNNNNNNNNNNNNNNNNNNNNNNNNNNNNNNNNNNNNNNNNNNNNNNNNNNNNNNNNNNNNNNNNNNNNNNNNNNNNNNNNNNNNNNNNNNNNNNNNNNNNNNNNNNNNNNNNNNNNNNNNNNNNNNNNNNNNNNNNNNNNNNNNNNNNNNNNNNNNNNNNNNNNNNNNNNNNNNNNNNNNNNNNNNNNNNNNNNNNNNNNNNNNNNNNNNNNNNNNNNNNNNNNNNNNNNNNNNNNNNNNNNNNNNNNNNNNNNNNNNNNNNNNNNNNNNNNNNNNNNNNNNNNNNNNNNNNNNNNNNNNNNNNNNNNNNNNNNNNNNNNNNNNNNNNNNNNNNNNNNNNNNNNNNNNNNNNNNNNNNNNNNNNNNNNNNNNNNNNNNNNNNNNNNNNNNNNNNNNNNNNNNNNNNNNNNNNNNNNNNNNNNNNNNNNNNNNNNNNNNNNNNNNNNNNNNNNNNNNNNNNNNNNNNNNNNNNNNNNNNNNNNNNNNNNNNNNNNNNNNNNNNNNNNNNNNNNNNNNNNNNNNNNNNNNNNNNNNNNNNNNNNNNNNNNNNNNNNNNNNNNNNNNNNNNNNNNNNNNNNNNNNNNNNNNNNNNNNNNNNNNNNNNNNNNNNNNNNNNNNNNNNNNNNNNNNNNNNNNNNNNNNNNNNNNNNNNNNNNNNNNNNNNNNNNNNNNNNNNNNNNNNNNNNNNNNNNNNNNNNNNNNNNNNNNNNNNNNNNNNNNNNNNNNNNNNNNNNNNNNNNNNNNNNNNNNNNNNNNNNNNNNNNNNNNNNNNNNNNNNNNNNNNNNNNNNNNNNNNNNNNNNNNNNNNNNNNNNNNNNNNNNNNNNNNNNNNNNNNNNNNNNNNNNNNNNNNNNNNNNNNNNNNNNNNNNNNNNNNNNNNNNNNNNNNNNNNNNNNNNNNNNNNNNNNNNNNNNNNNNNNNNNNNNNNNNNNNNNNNNNNNNNNNNNNNNNNNNNNNNNNNNNNNNNNNNNNNNNNNNNNNNNNNNNNNNNNNNNNNNNNNNNNNNNNNNNNNNNNNNNNNNNNNNNNNNNNNNNNNNNNNNNNNNNNNNNNNNNNNNNNNNNNNNNNNNNNNNNNNNNNNNNNNNNNNNNNNNNNNNNNNNNNNNNNNNNNNNNNNNNNNNNNNNNNNNNNNNNNNNNNNNNNNNNNNNNNNNNNNNNNNNNNNNNNNNNNNNNNNNNNNNNNNNNNNNNNNNNNNNNNNNNNNNNNNNNNNNNNNNNNNNNNNNNNNNNNNNNNNNNNNNNNNNNNNNNNNNNNNNNNNNNNNNNNNNNNNNNNNNNNNNNNNNNNNNNNNNNNNNNNNNNNNNNNNNNNNNNNNNNNNNNNNNNNNNNNNNNNNNNNNNNNNNNNNNNNNNNNNNNNNNNNNNNNNNNNNNNNNNNNNNNNNNNNNNNNNNNNNNNNNNNNNNNNNNNNNNNNNNNNNNNNNNNNNNNNNNNNNNNNNNNNNNNNNNNNNNNNNNNNNNNNNNNNNNNNNNNNNNNNNNNNNNNNNNNNNNNNNNNNNNNNNNNNNNNNNNNNNNNNNNNNNNNNNNNNNNNNNNNNNNNNNNNNNNNNNNNNNNNNNNNNNNNNNNNNNNNNNNNNNNNNNNNNNNNNNNNNNNNNNNNNNNNNNNNNNNNNNNNNNNNNNNNNNNNNNNNNNNNNNNNNNNNNNNNNNNNNNNNNNNNNNNNNNNNNNNNNNNNNNNNNNNNNNNNNNNNNNNNNNNNNNNNNNNNNNNNNNNNNNNNNNNNNNNNNNNNNNNNNNNNNNNNNNNNNNNNNNNNNNNNNNNNNNNNNNNNNNNNNNNNNNNNNNNNNNNNNNNNNNNNNNNNNNNNNNNNNNNNNNNNNNNNNNNNNNNNNNNNNNNNNNNNNNNNNNNNNNNNNNNNNNNNNNNNNNNNNNNNNNNNNNNNNNNNNNNNNNNNNNNNNNNNNNNNNNNNNNNNNNNNNNNNNNNNNNNNNNNNNNNNNNNNNNNNNNNNNNNNNNNNNNNNNNNNNNNNNNNNNNNNNNNNNNNNNNNNNNNNNNNNNNNNNNNNNNNNNNNNNNNNNNNNNNNNNNNNNNNNNNNNNNNNNNNNNNNNNNNNNNNNNNNNNNNNNNNNNNNNNNNNNNNNNNNNNNNNNNNNNNNNNNNNNNNNNNNNNNNNNNNNNNNNNNNNNNNNNNNNNNNNNNNNNNNNNNNNNNNNNNNNNNNNNNNNNNNNNNNNNNNNNNNNNNNNNNNNNNNNNNNNNNNNNNNNNN includes:
- the LOC107606772 gene encoding uncharacterized protein LOC107606772, translating into MNLHRKDKAKIKEQQQFSSSSNQTTHHQQFLLEGNLGSNNDNNNKELLNVPHQPLMDDETNNNNIVMMRQLPLFLESSSSPPPHHHLQQQEDQISGQQGPSSSSELDLELRLGLEPP